One window of the Capnocytophaga haemolytica genome contains the following:
- a CDS encoding LolA family protein: MRRTLIMMMAFVATIANAQKADKAKNLLDEVYKKMTSYENIYIDFKYNLDNMAENIKQETRGNVTIAKDKYVLNYLGATKIYDGNKTYTIVPENQEVTIEKNAGNDATITPSKMLTFYKKGYTYKWDIQQKVKGRKIQYIELKPQKANSEVKQILLGIDTQTKSIYNLIEIGKNGTRTTITVNTFKTNQPISANLFKFDREKYKKEGYVISEL, encoded by the coding sequence ATGAGAAGAACACTAATAATGATGATGGCTTTCGTAGCCACAATCGCCAACGCCCAAAAAGCAGACAAAGCTAAGAACCTGCTGGATGAAGTCTACAAAAAAATGACCTCGTACGAGAACATTTACATCGATTTCAAGTATAATTTGGACAATATGGCTGAGAATATCAAGCAGGAGACTCGTGGCAATGTCACGATTGCTAAGGATAAGTACGTGCTCAACTATCTCGGCGCTACAAAAATATACGATGGCAACAAAACCTATACAATCGTGCCTGAAAATCAAGAAGTGACCATTGAAAAGAATGCAGGCAACGACGCTACTATTACCCCGTCGAAGATGTTGACCTTTTACAAGAAAGGATACACCTATAAGTGGGACATCCAGCAAAAAGTAAAAGGTAGAAAAATACAGTACATAGAGCTCAAGCCCCAAAAAGCAAACTCTGAAGTAAAGCAGATACTCCTCGGGATAGACACTCAGACCAAAAGTATCTACAATCTGATTGAAATAGGTAAAAATGGCACCAGAACTACTATCACGGTGAATACTTTCAAAACAAATCAGCCTATTTCAGCCAATCTGTTTAAGTTCGACAGAGAAAAATACAAAAAAGAAGGTTACGTGATCTCTGAATTGTAA
- a CDS encoding DUF1599 domain-containing protein: MNKTIEQYNNVVKECQALFSKKMKDYGSAWRILRLPSLTDQIFIKAQRIRGLQENSVHKIEEDETAEFIGIVNYAVMALIQIDRGIATQPDLDAEEATLLYEKEIAETRTLMENKNHDYGEAWRDMRVSSLTDLILQKILRVKQIEDNEGKTLVSEGIRANYQDMLNYAVFALIHLGLA, translated from the coding sequence ATGAATAAAACTATTGAGCAATACAATAATGTTGTAAAAGAGTGTCAAGCACTTTTCAGCAAAAAAATGAAAGATTACGGGAGTGCGTGGCGTATTTTGCGGTTGCCTTCCTTAACGGATCAGATTTTTATTAAAGCACAACGTATCAGAGGGTTGCAAGAGAATTCTGTACATAAAATTGAAGAAGATGAGACGGCTGAATTCATCGGTATTGTCAATTATGCAGTGATGGCACTTATCCAGATAGATAGAGGTATTGCTACTCAACCTGATTTAGATGCGGAAGAGGCAACACTTTTGTATGAAAAAGAGATCGCTGAAACACGCACCCTGATGGAGAATAAGAACCACGATTATGGTGAGGCTTGGCGTGATATGCGAGTGAGTTCGCTCACGGATCTTATCTTGCAGAAGATATTGAGAGTCAAACAGATTGAAGATAACGAGGGTAAGACCTTGGTGAGTGAAGGCATCAGGGCAAACTATCAGGATATGCTCAACTATGCTGTTTTCGCACTAATTCATTTAGGTTTGGCATAG
- a CDS encoding potassium channel family protein: protein MNNYLVIGLSEFGKSVAKTLYNNKAVVLAIDTDEDRIKQALHDEITDEAIILDATDEIALKNAVKDDFETAFVSVGDNFQASILITLHLKELGVKNIICKAVNHTQGKVLEKIGATQVVFPEESMGEKIAISVLRPTVIEYFKFSEDYFIYELKVPRVYIGKSLMELNLRHKYDINILAVKHSDGKMNVTPDPNLKLGEEDLLIILTRANVIGKITQ, encoded by the coding sequence ATGAATAATTATTTAGTAATCGGGCTGAGCGAATTCGGGAAATCCGTCGCCAAAACCCTTTATAACAACAAAGCCGTGGTGCTTGCCATCGATACGGATGAAGACCGCATCAAGCAAGCCTTGCACGATGAGATCACCGACGAGGCAATCATACTCGACGCCACCGATGAAATCGCCCTAAAAAACGCGGTGAAGGACGATTTCGAGACTGCCTTCGTGAGTGTTGGCGACAATTTCCAAGCCAGCATCCTGATCACCCTGCATCTAAAAGAGCTGGGCGTGAAAAACATTATATGCAAGGCGGTGAACCATACGCAGGGCAAGGTATTGGAGAAAATCGGTGCCACGCAAGTAGTCTTTCCCGAGGAATCAATGGGAGAAAAGATCGCTATTTCGGTACTGCGACCCACCGTGATCGAATACTTTAAGTTCTCCGAAGATTATTTCATCTACGAGCTAAAAGTGCCGAGGGTGTACATCGGCAAATCGTTGATGGAGCTAAATCTCCGACACAAATACGACATCAATATCCTCGCCGTGAAGCATTCCGACGGCAAGATGAACGTAACGCCCGACCCCAACTTAAAATTAGGCGAGGAAGATTTGCTCATCATCCTCACCCGCGCCAATGTGATCGGCAAGATTACGCAGTAG
- a CDS encoding DUF6261 family protein — MSKLKLITFNLQNLHNAEFKQFFTRFFEDFDKTGLSTETDPDFKALFDNLKAKIPTLDKASQQIRANEETKKLAQLDRVRDYDMQALRDSIRPYKNAKTEAKQAAYSALKTVLDKYKEVSKDTYEEETSELNSLIATLKGDECKAHVKELSIKNFIDELETSNNQFNELFSHRSFQVLQKETFSIRTLRKEIGEIYQSLCNYVVTLANIKQDEFYKKVLDVINNSRKYYADVLSRRKQ, encoded by the coding sequence ATGAGCAAACTAAAACTAATAACATTTAACCTTCAAAACCTTCACAACGCAGAGTTTAAACAGTTCTTTACTCGATTTTTTGAAGATTTTGATAAGACAGGACTCAGCACCGAAACAGATCCTGACTTTAAAGCACTCTTCGACAACTTAAAGGCTAAAATCCCGACCTTGGACAAAGCCTCTCAACAGATCAGGGCAAATGAAGAGACCAAAAAATTAGCCCAGCTCGACAGAGTCAGAGATTACGATATGCAGGCTTTGCGCGATAGCATCCGCCCATATAAAAATGCAAAGACGGAAGCTAAGCAGGCGGCTTACTCAGCCCTAAAAACAGTGCTTGACAAATACAAAGAAGTCAGCAAGGACACTTACGAGGAGGAAACCAGTGAGCTGAACTCGCTGATCGCCACCCTCAAAGGTGATGAATGTAAGGCGCACGTCAAAGAGCTATCAATCAAGAACTTTATCGATGAGCTGGAGACTTCCAACAATCAATTCAACGAGCTTTTTTCACATCGCTCATTCCAAGTATTGCAAAAAGAGACGTTTAGCATTCGCACGCTACGCAAAGAGATTGGCGAAATATACCAGAGCTTGTGCAACTACGTAGTAACGCTTGCCAACATTAAGCAAGACGAGTTCTACAAAAAAGTGCTGGACGTGATCAACAACAGCAGAAAGTATTACGCTGACGTCCTTTCCCGTAGAAAACAATAG
- the tpx gene encoding thiol peroxidase, which translates to MAKITFHNEPAHTVGELPKVGSTAPDFKSVSDKLAEVSLHDFKGKKVVLNIFPSVDTGVCAASVRRFHKEASELNNVAILCISKDLPFALGRFCAAEGIDNLTMLSDFRGDFSAHYPVVFTDSPLKGLLSRAIIVLDENGKVVHTEQVAETTDEPNYVAALAALK; encoded by the coding sequence ATGGCAAAAATTACATTCCACAATGAGCCTGCACATACCGTAGGCGAACTACCAAAAGTAGGTTCTACAGCACCTGATTTTAAGTCAGTTAGTGATAAATTGGCAGAAGTATCACTACACGATTTCAAAGGCAAAAAGGTAGTCTTGAACATCTTCCCAAGTGTCGATACAGGGGTATGTGCAGCCTCCGTTCGCCGCTTTCACAAAGAGGCTTCAGAGCTCAATAATGTAGCAATTTTATGCATCTCAAAAGATCTTCCTTTTGCGCTTGGTCGCTTTTGTGCTGCTGAGGGAATTGACAACCTAACGATGCTATCTGATTTTCGAGGCGATTTCTCAGCTCACTACCCAGTGGTCTTTACCGATAGCCCGCTCAAAGGCTTACTCTCACGTGCGATTATCGTATTGGATGAGAATGGTAAAGTAGTTCATACAGAGCAAGTTGCTGAAACAACTGATGAGCCAAACTACGTAGCAGCCTTGGCAGCACTTAAATAG
- a CDS encoding BT_3928 family protein produces MKYVINCIRVVVGIIFIISGLVKLNDPVGFAIKLEEYFSKPVLNMPVFEPFAMAIGILVCITEVTLGVMLLVGYLKKLTLWLLIAMTVYFGFLTFYSAYFNKVTDCGCFGDAIKFTPWQSFTKDMVLLALVLILFWGQKYIKPIAKGMIPLYFTLAGIIVSALVVNYTYKHLPIKDFRPYKIGANIPEGMVVPEGAPLPKYEYHWRFIVNGKEKVVTTNGKYPKVNGEFKDVTTEMIDKGYVPPIHDFYIEDKDRKSYFDDFMKEEKLMMVVSEDIGKADVEAFKAVKVTTDRALKEGYTVIGLTSTLDKADKLVKDYELNFRFYYNDEKTLKTMIRSNPGVIILNKGTIKMKKHYYDLEKLKL; encoded by the coding sequence ATGAAATATGTAATTAACTGTATTAGGGTTGTAGTTGGTATTATTTTTATCATTAGTGGCCTTGTAAAGCTAAATGACCCTGTTGGTTTTGCTATTAAGTTAGAAGAGTATTTCAGTAAGCCTGTGCTTAATATGCCTGTATTTGAGCCTTTTGCAATGGCTATCGGGATCTTAGTATGTATCACAGAGGTAACCTTGGGAGTGATGCTATTGGTTGGTTATTTAAAAAAGCTAACCTTATGGCTACTGATAGCAATGACGGTGTATTTTGGCTTTTTAACCTTCTATTCTGCTTATTTTAATAAGGTTACGGACTGTGGATGCTTTGGTGATGCAATTAAATTTACCCCTTGGCAATCTTTTACTAAGGATATGGTGCTATTGGCATTAGTACTCATTCTGTTTTGGGGACAAAAGTATATCAAACCTATTGCAAAGGGAATGATTCCACTGTACTTTACTCTTGCAGGGATTATCGTTAGTGCCTTGGTAGTTAATTACACTTATAAACATCTACCTATCAAAGATTTCCGTCCGTATAAGATCGGTGCCAATATCCCTGAGGGAATGGTTGTTCCAGAGGGAGCCCCTCTACCTAAATATGAATATCACTGGCGATTTATAGTTAATGGCAAAGAGAAAGTGGTTACTACTAACGGAAAATATCCGAAAGTGAACGGTGAGTTTAAGGACGTCACAACAGAGATGATTGACAAGGGATATGTACCTCCTATTCACGATTTTTATATTGAGGACAAGGATAGAAAGAGTTACTTTGATGATTTTATGAAGGAAGAAAAACTAATGATGGTCGTCTCTGAAGATATCGGAAAGGCTGATGTAGAGGCATTTAAAGCTGTAAAAGTAACTACTGACAGAGCTTTAAAAGAAGGCTATACAGTTATTGGGCTTACTTCAACTCTTGACAAGGCAGACAAATTAGTAAAGGATTATGAGCTCAATTTTAGGTTCTATTATAATGATGAGAAAACGCTTAAAACAATGATCCGATCTAACCCTGGCGTGATAATTCTCAATAAAGGGACTATTAAGATGAAGAAGCATTATTACGACTTAGAGAAACTAAAACTATAA
- the fmt gene encoding methionyl-tRNA formyltransferase: MSMKKVRIVFMGTPEFAAASLRALVENGYNVVGVVTVADKPSGRGQKVHSSAVKQYAESQRIPVLQPTNLKDDQFVSELKALAPDVQVVVAFRMLPKKVWALPTLGTFNLHASLLPQYRGSAPINWAIINGERETGVTTFLIDEKIDTGAILLQERVPITESETAGTLHDKLMEVGAALVLKTVDLLESGEVAPTEQPNKDLLSDAPKIFKETCKINWEDEGHKIELLIRGMSPYPTAWAVLHNGDKEFDVKIYDAKFHPSPSQEAIGSLCVEKRQLKVAVKGGYLEIRELQLPAKKRMRAADLLNGFSLAANARFS; this comes from the coding sequence ATATCAATGAAAAAAGTTCGGATAGTATTTATGGGCACGCCTGAATTTGCTGCGGCAAGTCTGCGTGCCCTCGTCGAAAACGGTTACAATGTGGTCGGCGTAGTTACGGTGGCTGACAAACCTTCGGGCAGAGGGCAGAAAGTACACAGCTCGGCAGTAAAGCAGTACGCAGAAAGCCAGCGCATCCCCGTGTTGCAACCCACCAACTTAAAAGACGACCAGTTCGTAAGCGAGCTAAAAGCACTCGCCCCCGACGTGCAGGTGGTGGTAGCATTCAGGATGCTCCCTAAGAAAGTTTGGGCGCTACCCACCCTCGGCACCTTCAACCTGCACGCATCGCTATTGCCGCAGTACCGCGGATCGGCACCGATCAACTGGGCAATCATCAACGGCGAGCGCGAGACGGGCGTAACGACCTTCCTCATCGATGAGAAGATCGACACGGGGGCAATCCTCCTGCAAGAACGCGTACCGATCACCGAGAGCGAAACGGCGGGCACCTTGCACGATAAGCTGATGGAGGTCGGCGCTGCATTAGTGTTAAAAACCGTCGATCTGCTCGAGAGCGGTGAGGTTGCACCAACGGAGCAACCCAATAAGGATTTGCTGTCGGACGCTCCTAAGATATTTAAGGAGACCTGCAAAATCAATTGGGAAGATGAGGGGCATAAGATTGAGCTGCTGATCCGCGGAATGAGCCCCTACCCTACTGCGTGGGCTGTGCTGCACAATGGCGACAAGGAATTTGACGTGAAGATTTACGATGCGAAGTTCCACCCATCGCCGTCGCAAGAGGCGATAGGGAGTCTCTGCGTAGAAAAGCGACAGCTAAAGGTGGCGGTAAAGGGCGGCTACTTAGAAATACGCGAGCTACAGCTTCCAGCCAAGAAGCGGATGCGCGCGGCTGATTTACTCAACGGATTTTCTCTTGCAGCTAATGCGAGATTTTCATAG
- a CDS encoding PUR family DNA/RNA-binding protein gives MEEREFIDNEEIFSKVLRAGRRTYFFDVRATRANDYYLTITESKKFTHEDGSFHFKKHKIYLYKEDFELFKEFLNEVTAYVFDEKGTEVISDTHQRDFKREPYGAQTREDKSSSFTNLSFEDI, from the coding sequence ATGGAAGAAAGAGAATTTATAGACAATGAAGAGATTTTCTCAAAAGTGTTGAGAGCAGGTCGCAGAACTTATTTTTTTGATGTGAGAGCTACTCGTGCAAACGATTACTATTTGACAATTACGGAAAGTAAGAAGTTTACTCACGAAGATGGTTCCTTCCATTTTAAAAAGCATAAAATATACCTTTATAAAGAGGATTTTGAGCTTTTTAAAGAATTTCTAAATGAAGTTACTGCCTATGTCTTTGATGAGAAAGGTACAGAAGTAATTTCTGACACTCACCAAAGAGATTTTAAAAGAGAACCCTATGGGGCGCAAACACGTGAAGATAAGAGCTCTTCTTTTACAAATCTGAGCTTTGAAGATATTTAA
- a CDS encoding LptF/LptG family permease has protein sequence MRILDRYVLSQFLRNFVATLSVLILIFVFHTIWTYIDELAGRGLELWIIGKFLLFFIPQLIPIIMPLAVVVSSIMTFGAFAENYEFAAMKASGISLLRVMRPLIILMTLLCIGTFFLANNLIPVAYREVRALRENIAKVKPAMAIPEGIFSKVGDDISIKVGKKHGDNDQYLENVLIHKKAPDLVNRTVINAKHGELRSSKNNNGFLQLILRDGSYYEDIKTNSYEREQKVPFAKVHFDKYIINMDLSHLNDVDFNEKSGVTTYRMMNVGQLSYAIDSLKSDFKQSVMDYGDNMFRRMPVFTERNDPSLSQTPEKKKTPPKEIKSVRELIHIVKPERRGILLDMAMSNNQSRFESVDFRQTDVEFRYKQMNLHIINLSDKFALAVACFVLFFVAAPLGAVIRKGGIGLPLVFAMILFLTYYFLGLFVKNIAENNTINPALAPWIPALLLLPLGIYLTYMVTTDKAVFQFEWAHKLGVFLKPYFRWVGVLRNFIKKIFRWLFAPLRSLKGLFKKKRA, from the coding sequence ATGAGAATATTAGACCGATACGTACTTTCACAGTTCCTGCGAAACTTCGTCGCCACACTCTCCGTGTTGATTCTTATCTTTGTATTCCACACGATATGGACTTACATCGATGAGCTGGCGGGGCGCGGGCTCGAATTATGGATCATCGGTAAGTTTTTACTCTTTTTCATCCCCCAGTTGATACCCATCATTATGCCTTTGGCGGTGGTGGTGTCATCGATTATGACCTTCGGCGCGTTTGCTGAGAATTACGAGTTCGCGGCGATGAAAGCATCAGGAATTTCTCTGCTGCGCGTTATGCGCCCCCTAATCATACTGATGACTTTGCTGTGCATCGGCACTTTCTTCCTTGCCAATAATTTGATACCCGTAGCCTACCGCGAGGTGCGCGCGCTCCGTGAGAATATTGCCAAAGTAAAACCCGCGATGGCCATTCCCGAAGGAATTTTCTCCAAAGTGGGTGATGATATCAGTATAAAAGTCGGTAAAAAACACGGTGATAATGATCAGTACCTCGAAAATGTCCTTATACACAAAAAAGCACCTGATCTGGTGAACAGAACCGTCATTAACGCTAAACACGGAGAACTGCGGAGCTCAAAAAACAACAATGGATTCCTTCAACTCATTCTGCGGGACGGTAGCTACTATGAGGATATCAAGACAAATAGCTACGAGAGAGAGCAAAAAGTGCCGTTTGCAAAGGTTCACTTTGATAAATACATCATTAATATGGATTTATCACACCTGAATGATGTCGATTTCAATGAAAAATCGGGGGTAACAACCTACCGAATGATGAACGTGGGGCAACTTTCGTACGCAATTGATTCGCTGAAGAGTGATTTCAAACAAAGTGTGATGGATTACGGCGATAATATGTTCCGAAGGATGCCTGTTTTCACCGAAAGAAATGATCCGAGCCTCAGCCAGACCCCTGAAAAGAAGAAAACTCCACCGAAGGAGATAAAATCGGTGCGTGAATTGATCCATATCGTTAAGCCCGAACGCCGAGGCATACTGCTCGATATGGCGATGAGCAACAATCAGTCGCGATTCGAAAGTGTTGACTTTAGGCAAACCGACGTTGAGTTCCGCTACAAGCAAATGAACCTGCATATCATCAACCTGAGCGATAAATTTGCCCTTGCCGTGGCGTGTTTTGTACTGTTCTTCGTCGCCGCACCCCTTGGCGCGGTCATTCGCAAAGGCGGGATAGGCTTGCCCTTAGTGTTCGCGATGATTCTTTTCTTGACGTACTACTTCCTCGGGCTATTTGTGAAGAATATTGCTGAGAACAACACCATCAACCCTGCGCTCGCACCGTGGATTCCCGCACTGCTGCTCTTGCCCTTAGGGATTTACCTCACGTATATGGTCACGACCGATAAGGCGGTATTTCAATTTGAGTGGGCACATAAGCTGGGCGTCTTCTTAAAGCCGTATTTCAGGTGGGTTGGCGTGCTGCGCAACTTCATCAAGAAAATTTTTAGGTGGCTCTTTGCCCCGCTGCGTTCCCTCAAAGGATTATTTAAGAAAAAAAGAGCATAG
- a CDS encoding FtsK/SpoIIIE family DNA translocase, which yields MTKKKNKKSDKTQETSTVDKAKQRRLFFGLALIILTIYLMVTFLSYFFTWETDQSVWDDITNREETAENLTSKIGAYLGHLFVYQGFGVAIFIPLALLFLTGMKYTFNLKRPLLNRWFWGILWMVFISTFLGFLTGKATVLAGVSGYEVNHFLQDYLGKIGTVLLLLLFLLFYLIFKLDLTVEKVTSFFGGMTHKFSKEEFPEENEDEEVQHSDDESEVSQEGDIFIKQEENEKLDPFTHKREIPFLDVENQGDLLITNPPSDGELNFEVQKPIQTEEVDPEALAQKLVENYGEYDPRLDLSDYRFPSIDLLDESKDSGIIINQEELEENKNTIVQTLRDYKIEISQIKATIGPTVTLYEIVPVAGIRISKIKNLEDDIALSLAALGIRIIAPIPGKGTIGIEVPNKKPTMVHMRTMITSPKFQHAEMELPIAFGKTISNETFVTDLTKMPHLLMAGATGQGKSVGINVVLTSLIYKKHPAEVKFVLVDPKKVELSIFEHIERHFLAKLPDSEEAIITDNKKVVNTLNSLCIEMDNRYELLKNAQVRNIKEYNAKFKARQLNPNDGHRFLPYIVLVVDEFADLIMTAGKEVELPIARLAQLARAIGIHLIIATQRPSVNVITGIIKANFPARIAFRVTSKIDSKTILDGSGAEQLIGRGDMLYTQGNEPVRIQCAFVDTPEVKRITEYIGAQKAYPDAYLLPEYVGPDGESADLDFDPSERDPMFREAAEVVVNAQQGSASLLQRKLKLGYNRAGRLIDQLEHAGVVGPFEGSKARQVLIQDITSLDRLLGGQEF from the coding sequence ATGACTAAGAAAAAAAATAAAAAATCAGATAAAACTCAAGAAACCAGCACAGTAGATAAAGCTAAGCAGCGCAGGCTCTTCTTCGGATTAGCCCTGATAATACTTACTATTTATTTAATGGTAACATTCTTGTCGTACTTCTTTACTTGGGAAACAGACCAAAGCGTATGGGATGATATCACCAACCGTGAAGAAACTGCTGAGAACCTTACTAGTAAAATAGGCGCTTACTTAGGTCACTTGTTTGTATATCAAGGATTTGGTGTAGCGATATTCATTCCACTTGCACTCCTTTTCCTCACGGGGATGAAGTACACTTTCAACCTCAAACGTCCACTACTAAATCGCTGGTTTTGGGGTATCCTTTGGATGGTTTTTATCTCCACATTCTTAGGCTTTCTCACTGGCAAGGCTACCGTATTAGCTGGGGTATCAGGCTATGAAGTCAACCATTTCTTGCAAGACTATTTAGGCAAGATTGGCACAGTGCTGCTGTTGCTACTCTTCTTGCTTTTCTATTTGATTTTCAAGCTTGATCTAACAGTCGAAAAAGTTACTTCCTTCTTTGGAGGAATGACTCATAAGTTTTCTAAAGAAGAATTCCCAGAAGAGAATGAAGACGAAGAAGTACAACACTCCGACGACGAAAGTGAGGTATCTCAAGAAGGAGATATCTTTATAAAACAAGAAGAAAACGAAAAGTTAGATCCTTTTACACACAAACGCGAAATACCTTTCTTAGACGTTGAGAATCAAGGAGATTTACTAATAACCAATCCACCTTCTGATGGGGAACTCAACTTCGAAGTGCAGAAGCCTATTCAAACAGAAGAGGTTGATCCAGAGGCGTTAGCACAGAAACTCGTAGAAAACTATGGCGAATATGACCCACGTTTGGATCTGAGCGATTACCGCTTTCCTTCTATTGACCTTCTCGACGAATCTAAGGATAGTGGTATCATTATCAATCAAGAAGAGCTTGAGGAGAACAAGAATACCATTGTACAAACGCTCCGTGATTACAAGATTGAGATCTCGCAGATTAAAGCTACCATTGGTCCTACGGTAACTCTCTATGAAATCGTGCCTGTGGCAGGTATTCGCATCTCGAAAATTAAAAACCTTGAGGATGATATAGCTCTCTCATTGGCAGCACTTGGCATCCGCATTATTGCGCCAATCCCTGGTAAAGGAACCATTGGTATAGAGGTACCTAACAAGAAGCCGACAATGGTGCATATGCGCACAATGATCACTTCTCCGAAGTTTCAACACGCCGAGATGGAGCTTCCGATAGCCTTCGGGAAAACTATCAGCAATGAAACTTTCGTGACCGACCTCACCAAGATGCCTCACCTCTTGATGGCAGGGGCTACAGGACAGGGAAAATCAGTGGGTATCAATGTGGTGCTTACCTCGCTAATCTACAAGAAACACCCTGCAGAGGTTAAATTTGTCCTTGTCGATCCTAAGAAGGTTGAGCTCTCTATATTTGAGCATATTGAGCGCCACTTCTTAGCGAAACTCCCCGATAGTGAAGAGGCGATTATCACTGACAATAAAAAAGTAGTTAATACACTCAATTCGCTCTGTATTGAGATGGATAACCGCTACGAGCTTCTTAAGAATGCACAAGTCCGCAATATTAAAGAATACAATGCCAAGTTCAAAGCCCGTCAGCTGAACCCCAACGATGGTCACCGATTCCTTCCTTATATAGTGCTGGTGGTTGATGAATTTGCCGACTTGATTATGACCGCTGGGAAGGAAGTCGAACTGCCTATTGCTCGTTTAGCTCAGCTTGCGCGGGCTATTGGTATTCACCTTATTATAGCCACTCAGCGTCCGTCGGTGAACGTCATTACAGGGATTATCAAGGCGAACTTCCCCGCCCGTATTGCCTTCCGTGTTACCTCTAAGATCGACTCCAAAACCATATTAGATGGCTCTGGTGCCGAACAGTTGATAGGTCGTGGAGATATGCTCTACACTCAGGGCAATGAGCCTGTGCGCATTCAGTGTGCATTTGTTGATACGCCTGAGGTAAAGCGCATTACCGAGTATATAGGTGCGCAAAAAGCCTACCCCGATGCGTACCTATTGCCTGAATATGTGGGTCCTGACGGTGAGTCGGCGGACTTGGACTTTGATCCCTCGGAGCGTGACCCTATGTTTCGTGAGGCGGCTGAGGTGGTCGTCAATGCACAACAGGGATCTGCTTCACTGCTACAACGAAAACTCAAACTGGGATATAATCGCGCAGGTCGCCTGATCGATCAATTAGAGCACGCAGGGGTTGTCGGACCTTTTGAGGGAAGTAAAGCACGACAAGTTCTTATTCAGGACATTACCTCGCTCGATAGACTGCTCGGCGGACAGGAATTCTAA
- a CDS encoding site-specific tyrosine recombinase, translated as MTTHLWHTTKEAYQNYLRLQRGMSKNSVISYGLDIEKLIGYLAQYEIDESPDTIGVDTLREFVYEVSKDLNARSQARLISALKSFFRFMMSERGREDFPMDLIDSPKIGVKLPDTLSLQEIDMMLNSIDLSTDEGHRNRAIIETLYGCGLRVSELTSLRLSDLFFNEDFIRVIGKGSKQRLIPIGKFTQQQISNYINNQRKQLKIARGFEDIVFLNRRGKQLTRAMIFTIVREVAKQAGIQKKISPHTFRHSFATHLLENGANLRAIQLMLGHENITTTEVYVHVEKSYLREMLVKYHPRQKMSFTQ; from the coding sequence ATGACAACACATCTGTGGCATACTACTAAAGAGGCGTATCAGAACTATCTGCGTTTGCAACGTGGTATGTCGAAGAATTCAGTGATTTCTTATGGCTTAGATATTGAGAAACTGATCGGCTACTTAGCTCAATATGAGATTGATGAAAGTCCTGATACAATAGGAGTAGACACTCTGAGAGAATTTGTATATGAAGTATCAAAAGACCTCAACGCACGCTCACAAGCACGCTTGATTTCTGCCCTAAAGAGTTTTTTTAGGTTTATGATGAGCGAACGAGGTAGAGAGGATTTTCCTATGGATTTAATCGACAGCCCTAAGATTGGGGTAAAATTACCTGACACTCTTTCTCTTCAAGAGATTGATATGATGCTTAATAGCATTGACCTAAGCACTGATGAAGGTCATCGTAATAGGGCTATCATTGAAACACTCTACGGTTGTGGACTACGTGTTTCGGAGTTGACTTCTTTACGGCTTTCTGACCTTTTCTTTAATGAAGATTTCATACGGGTAATAGGGAAAGGTAGCAAGCAAAGGCTTATCCCTATTGGGAAGTTCACCCAGCAACAGATATCCAACTACATCAACAACCAACGGAAACAACTTAAAATAGCCAGAGGTTTTGAGGATATTGTTTTTCTAAATAGAAGAGGAAAACAACTTACACGGGCTATGATATTCACTATTGTAAGGGAAGTGGCTAAGCAGGCTGGAATTCAGAAGAAAATAAGTCCACACACTTTTAGGCACTCATTTGCGACACACCTATTAGAAAATGGAGCTAACCTCAGAGCTATACAGTTAATGTTAGGTCACGAAAATATCACAACTACAGAAGTGTATGTACACGTAGAGAAATCGTACTTAAGAGAGATGTTAGTAAAATACCATCCTCGACAAAAAATGAGCTTTACCCAATAG